The following proteins come from a genomic window of Polyangiaceae bacterium:
- a CDS encoding helix-turn-helix transcriptional regulator codes for MTLEGIAVVDTPVTDRVRVRSWHHRFGATQFPEGSHAEVEVGWVIVGEARYLIDGSELVVPAGSGIVVPARTAHATHVSDGIVAQSAWIAASLVSNVAASLALRPPSAARLIADATEISRLGSLLETEARTPRPGQSLMVESLAQALVVAVLRAASNTGVAPRDPRIAQAVALLETHFADALGVDDLARAAGISRFHFSRLFREETGESPYQYLRRLRIERARELLALGYTVTDAALSVGFKDLSRFARAFREQTGVAPSAFGRRAV; via the coding sequence ATGACGCTCGAGGGCATCGCCGTGGTCGACACACCGGTGACGGATCGCGTTCGCGTGCGGAGCTGGCACCATCGTTTCGGCGCCACCCAGTTCCCGGAGGGGAGCCACGCGGAAGTGGAGGTGGGGTGGGTGATTGTTGGTGAGGCGCGGTACCTCATTGACGGCAGCGAGCTCGTCGTCCCGGCCGGGAGCGGTATCGTCGTGCCGGCGCGGACGGCACACGCCACGCACGTGAGCGACGGCATCGTCGCCCAGAGCGCGTGGATCGCGGCGAGCCTCGTCTCGAACGTAGCGGCGAGCCTCGCCCTGCGTCCCCCGAGCGCCGCGCGGCTCATAGCCGACGCGACGGAAATCTCGCGGCTCGGAAGCCTGCTGGAGACGGAAGCCCGAACGCCGCGGCCGGGTCAGTCCTTGATGGTCGAGTCCCTGGCGCAGGCGCTGGTCGTCGCGGTGCTGCGCGCCGCCTCCAACACGGGCGTCGCGCCGCGGGATCCGCGCATCGCCCAGGCCGTCGCGCTGCTCGAAACTCACTTCGCGGACGCCCTCGGCGTGGACGACCTGGCGCGCGCCGCCGGCATCAGCCGCTTTCACTTCAGCCGTCTCTTCCGCGAAGAGACCGGCGAGAGCCCGTACCAGTACCTCCGGCGTCTGCGCATCGAGCGCGCGCGGGAGCTCTTGGCCCTGGGCTACACCGTGACGGACGCCGCCCTGTCCGTCGGTTTCAAAGACTTGAGTCGCTTCGCCCGCGCGTTTCGTGAGCAAACCGGAGTCGCTCCCAGCGCCTTCGGCCGCCGCGCGGTGTAG
- a CDS encoding slipin family protein — protein MLRVFDVRLNERVVVLKDGVPVRALGPGRHRVWGTRLTDLRWNTDEILFQSQPEARAVLPADWFAEAHLSVLERGVIFQDGVPRAFLRPGVHRFWTVDPSVRLEVYRVDEPMPELTDELVRVLPKKEYVLTTVIAHQRGLLFVRGELRSTLAPGRYAVWSHPGAEVAVQTVDMRSEQVSIVGQELMTRDKVTLRLTLTVEFAIEDPARAVTSVANVRDAVYLIVQLAARQFVSGVTLDELLEGRDAMTRYLEEDAVPKASRFGVRVERVGLKDVVLPGEMKTLLNRVIEAEKEAAANVILRREETAATRSLANTARVMADQPMLLRLKELENMKEIAERIQELRLVVGADSLKALLPADVFGVKSSNVS, from the coding sequence ATGCTGAGAGTATTCGATGTTCGACTCAATGAGCGCGTGGTGGTCCTGAAGGACGGCGTGCCCGTCCGGGCCCTCGGCCCCGGCCGCCACCGCGTGTGGGGTACGCGCCTCACGGATCTGCGCTGGAACACGGACGAGATCCTGTTTCAGTCGCAGCCCGAGGCCCGCGCCGTGCTGCCCGCCGACTGGTTCGCCGAGGCGCACCTTTCGGTGCTGGAGCGCGGTGTGATCTTCCAGGACGGCGTGCCGCGGGCGTTTCTGCGCCCGGGTGTGCATCGCTTCTGGACCGTGGACCCGTCGGTGCGCCTCGAGGTGTACCGCGTGGACGAGCCGATGCCGGAGCTGACGGACGAGCTCGTGCGCGTGCTCCCGAAGAAGGAGTACGTGCTCACCACGGTGATCGCGCACCAGCGCGGCCTCCTGTTCGTGCGCGGTGAGCTTCGGAGCACCCTGGCTCCGGGCCGCTACGCGGTCTGGTCGCATCCGGGTGCCGAGGTCGCCGTCCAGACCGTGGACATGCGCAGCGAGCAGGTGTCCATCGTCGGTCAGGAGCTGATGACCCGTGACAAGGTCACCCTGCGACTGACGCTGACGGTGGAGTTCGCCATCGAGGACCCGGCCCGCGCCGTGACCTCGGTTGCGAACGTGCGCGATGCGGTTTACCTCATCGTGCAGCTGGCCGCGCGGCAGTTCGTCTCGGGCGTGACCCTGGACGAGCTGCTGGAGGGCCGTGACGCCATGACCCGCTACCTCGAAGAGGACGCGGTGCCCAAGGCCTCGCGGTTCGGCGTGCGCGTGGAGCGAGTGGGCCTCAAGGACGTGGTGCTGCCGGGCGAGATGAAGACCCTGCTGAACCGCGTGATCGAGGCCGAGAAGGAGGCGGCTGCCAACGTGATCCTCCGCCGGGAGGAGACGGCCGCTACCCGCTCGCTGGCCAACACCGCTCGGGTGATGGCAGACCAGCCGATGCTGCTGCGTCTGAAGGAGCTCGAGAACATGAAGGAGATCGCAGAGCGCATCCAGGAGCTGCGCCTCGTGGTCGGTGCCGATTCGCTCAAGGCGCTGCTCCCCGCCGACGTGTTCGGTGTGAAGAGCTCCAACGTGAGCTGA
- a CDS encoding protein kinase, producing the protein MKSRDPSKPVDSSEAPTQRKPSDASSISSTVLIVSPDAEAPGPGRSGVASSPTTLRSESGDASPREEQKSRLSPTTYGERYLLREPLGVGGMGQVLDCHDRRVGRDVALKLLQDRYAELDELSLRFELEAKIQARLEHPGVVPVYDIGVREDGAVYFTMKRVHGLTLEQIVARLSIGGEDISKKYSRRRLLTAFSSLCLAVAYGHSRGVVHRDLKPGNVILGEFGEVNILDWGVAKPVGDPGDGPVSVPGDRVSSGTLSPEVQVSGTAIGAVVGTPGYMAPEQVRGDSSGIDPRTDVYALGAILFEILALESLHPRSPAERALVATVTGASDPRPSARRPDLDVPPELDAICERATAVEPSERFASARELSEAVEKFLDGDRDVERRRQLVLEHTEAARTLLSTGVGSPARVEALRELNSALALDPTNAEALRAMARVVTEPVEELPPEAEEELAAQRAAVRQRAAQRSLIALMGAWVLLPLTVFMGVKNWWLAIPFFVSVTAVMLSVWHSSKTGRTSRAHTVMTAVFAEATAASTGVIFGPFVVVPALVLACAATIIVNSRADRRTREYILLTGLAALTLPMGLELLGVLPRSYAFSDGVMKIQPWAAHFAEVSALLMLWAAATLILLLSIAVIGRTMDNLTRAERRQFAQAWQLRQIFPEAARPTAPPPSMARR; encoded by the coding sequence ATGAAGTCGCGCGACCCTTCGAAGCCCGTTGATTCGAGCGAGGCGCCCACTCAGCGAAAGCCCAGTGACGCGAGCTCCATCTCGAGCACCGTCTTGATTGTTTCTCCTGACGCGGAAGCTCCCGGGCCCGGCCGCTCCGGCGTTGCCTCGTCCCCGACGACACTGCGCTCGGAGTCGGGGGACGCCTCGCCGCGTGAAGAGCAAAAGTCACGGCTGAGTCCCACCACCTACGGCGAAAGGTACCTCCTGCGCGAGCCCCTGGGCGTCGGCGGCATGGGGCAGGTGCTCGACTGCCATGACCGCCGCGTCGGGCGCGACGTGGCGCTCAAGCTCTTGCAAGATCGCTACGCGGAGCTCGACGAGCTCAGCCTGCGCTTCGAGCTCGAAGCGAAGATCCAGGCGCGGCTCGAGCACCCCGGCGTGGTGCCGGTGTACGACATCGGCGTGCGCGAGGACGGCGCGGTGTACTTCACCATGAAACGCGTGCACGGCCTCACCCTGGAGCAGATCGTCGCGCGGCTCTCCATCGGCGGCGAAGACATCTCGAAGAAGTACTCTCGCCGTCGGCTGCTCACGGCCTTCAGCAGCTTGTGCCTGGCGGTAGCGTATGGTCACAGCCGCGGTGTGGTGCACCGCGATCTGAAGCCCGGCAACGTGATCCTGGGGGAGTTCGGCGAGGTGAACATCTTGGACTGGGGTGTGGCCAAGCCGGTGGGTGATCCGGGCGACGGACCGGTGAGCGTCCCCGGAGATCGGGTGAGCTCCGGCACGTTGTCACCGGAGGTTCAAGTCTCCGGCACCGCAATCGGTGCGGTGGTGGGCACCCCCGGCTACATGGCACCGGAGCAGGTGCGGGGCGATTCGTCGGGCATCGACCCGCGCACGGACGTCTATGCGCTGGGGGCGATCTTGTTCGAGATCCTCGCGCTCGAGTCGCTGCATCCGCGCTCCCCGGCGGAGCGCGCGCTGGTGGCGACCGTCACCGGCGCGAGTGATCCACGTCCCAGTGCGCGCCGACCGGATCTCGACGTCCCGCCGGAGCTCGACGCCATCTGCGAGCGGGCCACGGCGGTTGAGCCTTCCGAACGGTTCGCCTCGGCGCGGGAGCTATCGGAAGCGGTGGAAAAGTTCCTGGATGGCGATCGCGACGTGGAGCGACGCCGGCAGCTGGTGCTGGAGCATACCGAAGCGGCGCGTACGCTCCTGAGCACCGGCGTCGGCAGCCCAGCGCGGGTCGAGGCGCTGCGGGAGCTCAATTCCGCCCTGGCCCTCGATCCCACGAACGCCGAGGCGTTGCGTGCGATGGCCCGGGTCGTGACGGAGCCCGTGGAGGAGCTGCCACCGGAAGCCGAAGAAGAGCTCGCCGCGCAGCGTGCCGCCGTCCGGCAGCGCGCCGCGCAGAGAAGCCTCATCGCGCTGATGGGCGCCTGGGTCTTGCTGCCCCTCACGGTCTTCATGGGGGTGAAGAACTGGTGGCTGGCGATCCCGTTCTTCGTTTCCGTCACGGCGGTGATGCTGTCCGTGTGGCACAGCAGCAAGACCGGGCGTACCTCCCGCGCCCACACGGTGATGACGGCGGTGTTCGCCGAAGCAACCGCAGCTTCCACCGGCGTGATCTTCGGGCCCTTCGTGGTCGTGCCGGCGTTGGTGCTGGCCTGCGCCGCCACCATCATCGTCAACTCCCGCGCCGACCGCCGAACCCGGGAGTACATCCTGTTGACCGGCCTCGCGGCGCTCACGCTGCCCATGGGGCTCGAGCTTTTGGGCGTGTTGCCTCGGTCCTACGCTTTTTCCGACGGGGTGATGAAGATCCAACCCTGGGCCGCGCACTTCGCCGAAGTGTCAGCGTTGCTGATGCTGTGGGCTGCGGCAACGCTCATTCTGCTGCTTTCGATCGCGGTCATCGGCCGCACCATGGACAACCTGACGCGGGCGGAACGCCGCCAGTTCGCCCAAGCTTGGCAGCTCCGCCAGATCTTCCCCGAAGCGGCGCGCCCCACGGCGCCCCCGCCGTCGATGGCGCGACGGTAG
- a CDS encoding nucleotidyl transferase AbiEii/AbiGii toxin family protein: protein MASSPQSSLTPLQQALLSGFFARERRFFLTGGGALAGYYFGHRTTEDIDLFTPPGPTLEEASQVLQEAASEAGATLEPQRTFPEFRRLLARRGDETCIVDLVIDRAPIIDDDKPVRDGVRVDSLREIAANKLCAVIGRAEIKDLVDLQVLLTHGIELGAAVLDAEKKDAGADPATIAWVVSQIKIGPDALLPGNADPIELDRFRTELVERLQVLAYERTGRTRD, encoded by the coding sequence ATGGCTTCCTCCCCGCAGAGTAGTCTCACCCCCTTGCAGCAGGCGTTGCTCAGCGGGTTCTTCGCTCGGGAGCGGCGCTTCTTCCTGACGGGAGGCGGTGCACTGGCTGGGTACTACTTCGGACACCGAACCACGGAAGACATCGACCTTTTCACCCCTCCCGGCCCCACACTGGAGGAGGCCAGCCAGGTGTTGCAGGAAGCTGCGTCAGAAGCCGGCGCAACGCTGGAACCGCAGCGAACCTTCCCGGAGTTTCGGCGCCTGCTCGCGCGCCGCGGCGACGAGACGTGCATCGTCGATCTGGTCATCGATCGCGCTCCAATCATCGACGACGACAAGCCAGTCCGTGACGGCGTGCGCGTCGACTCTCTGAGGGAGATCGCCGCGAACAAGCTGTGCGCGGTCATCGGGCGAGCGGAGATCAAGGACCTCGTCGACCTGCAGGTGTTGCTGACTCATGGCATCGAGCTCGGTGCGGCGGTGCTGGACGCCGAGAAGAAGGACGCCGGAGCCGACCCGGCGACGATCGCGTGGGTGGTGTCGCAGATCAAAATCGGGCCCGACGCCTTGCTCCCGGGCAACGCCGACCCCATCGAGCTCGACCGCTTCCGTACCGAGCTGGTGGAGCGACTCCAAGTGCTGGCCTACGAGCGTACCGGGCGGACGCGAGACTGA
- a CDS encoding ATP-binding protein, whose product MHLANARRVWRDLVQRAEKEQWSHGQLLQTLFEEEVAHRRGTRLRRAVNAAAFPFLRTVEEFDFTYQSTLRLTTIGSLLAPDFVTEGRSVIFLGRPGRGKTHLAIAIAYRALQNGFDALFTTAVELIDELSLASREGRMREALASYVRPHVLVVDEVGYLSYGADAANVLYHVVNERHIRRRAMVFTTNKHPKRWGGVLHDDDLADAIVDRILERGRLLRLDGPSVRTKHIPADELAGDEHDPGSRRISGIGAAEFPERTA is encoded by the coding sequence TTGCACCTCGCCAACGCGCGTCGCGTATGGCGTGACCTCGTGCAACGTGCTGAGAAGGAGCAGTGGTCCCACGGTCAGCTCCTGCAGACACTCTTCGAGGAAGAGGTCGCGCACCGTCGCGGCACGCGCCTCAGGCGCGCCGTCAATGCCGCGGCGTTCCCCTTCCTGCGCACCGTCGAGGAGTTCGATTTCACCTACCAGTCGACGCTACGCCTCACGACCATCGGCTCGCTGCTCGCGCCGGACTTCGTGACCGAGGGGCGGTCCGTCATCTTTCTCGGTAGGCCCGGTCGCGGTAAAACGCACCTTGCGATCGCCATCGCATACAGGGCCCTGCAAAACGGATTCGACGCACTGTTCACTACCGCCGTGGAGCTCATTGACGAGCTCTCCCTGGCAAGCCGCGAGGGCCGCATGCGTGAGGCTCTCGCATCGTACGTGCGTCCCCATGTGCTCGTCGTCGACGAGGTCGGCTACCTGAGCTACGGCGCCGACGCTGCCAACGTCCTGTACCACGTGGTCAACGAGCGACACATCAGGCGCCGCGCCATGGTGTTTACCACCAACAAGCATCCGAAGCGCTGGGGCGGTGTGCTCCACGACGACGACCTCGCCGACGCCATCGTCGACCGCATCCTCGAGCGGGGCCGCCTCCTACGCCTCGATGGTCCCTCGGTGCGCACCAAGCACATTCCCGCCGACGAGCTCGCCGGCGACGAACACGACCCGGGAAGCCGCAGAATTTCCGGAATCGGCGCCGCAGAATTTCCGGAACGCACAGCCTGA
- a CDS encoding exo-alpha-sialidase produces the protein MSLRYLIAMSLVLVGCGSSSDGSPAASGGAAGMGGMAGLGGAAGAPEPPVDVIVSTPSGAVNEDEPSIVVTAGGRIVMAWDNRLSGAFQVAARVSDDGGKTWGEIQTLPLKPEQNVAANTSLTATEDGTVFLSWGAEKVTQTGQRSELGVYVAKLPPDAPAFGAPMEVTDPAAEVGVYDQPFIAATSQGLFLAYSQFSTSLMSAKMVTRFSQDGGATWSTSELPSTGLQGFMNGVQLCRAEGDRAYLTMVDANLGIALWRSDDGGQSFGDAISIPLPEEFGQLTFMRDGNCVAHGEDVWILYGLSDDVATSNHEKIAHLSSLRLAHSGDGGQSIESRVDVGDPSAGKYFLLSRLAREDSGALDITYYAGSGDGDDQASYRWGRSTDGGKTFPTTVLRSPVVFEQSRVTSKFLGDYMGLVWQGGRLYSAFVDNSAASHIVLHAEDTP, from the coding sequence ATGTCCCTCCGATACCTCATCGCGATGTCCTTGGTGCTCGTGGGCTGCGGCTCCTCCAGCGACGGCAGCCCCGCAGCGAGCGGTGGCGCCGCCGGCATGGGCGGCATGGCGGGATTGGGCGGCGCCGCGGGCGCTCCGGAGCCACCCGTTGATGTCATCGTGTCCACGCCCTCCGGTGCAGTGAACGAAGACGAACCCTCCATCGTGGTCACCGCCGGTGGTCGCATCGTGATGGCGTGGGACAATCGCCTCTCGGGTGCCTTTCAGGTTGCCGCGCGGGTGAGCGACGACGGCGGCAAGACATGGGGCGAGATCCAGACGCTGCCGCTGAAGCCCGAGCAGAACGTAGCTGCCAACACCTCCCTCACGGCGACGGAAGATGGCACGGTGTTTCTCAGCTGGGGCGCCGAGAAGGTGACGCAAACCGGGCAGCGTTCCGAGCTCGGGGTGTACGTCGCCAAGCTCCCACCGGATGCACCGGCGTTCGGTGCGCCGATGGAGGTCACGGATCCCGCGGCCGAGGTGGGCGTCTACGATCAGCCCTTCATCGCGGCGACGAGCCAGGGCCTGTTCTTGGCATACTCGCAGTTTTCCACAAGCCTGATGAGCGCGAAGATGGTCACGCGCTTCAGTCAAGATGGCGGGGCGACGTGGTCGACCTCGGAGCTGCCCTCCACGGGTCTTCAAGGCTTCATGAACGGCGTGCAGCTGTGCCGTGCGGAAGGCGATCGCGCCTACCTCACGATGGTGGACGCCAACTTGGGCATCGCCCTGTGGCGTAGCGACGACGGGGGACAGAGCTTTGGCGATGCCATCAGCATCCCGCTGCCCGAGGAATTCGGTCAGCTCACTTTCATGCGCGACGGCAACTGCGTGGCCCATGGTGAAGACGTCTGGATCCTGTACGGCCTGTCCGACGACGTGGCGACGTCCAACCACGAGAAGATCGCGCATCTTTCGAGCTTGCGCTTGGCGCACTCCGGCGACGGCGGGCAGAGCATCGAATCCCGCGTGGATGTGGGCGACCCCTCGGCGGGCAAGTACTTCCTGCTATCGCGCTTGGCGCGGGAAGACTCGGGCGCCCTGGACATCACGTACTACGCCGGCAGCGGCGACGGCGACGATCAGGCGAGCTATCGCTGGGGCCGCTCCACGGACGGAGGCAAGACCTTTCCCACCACGGTGCTTCGCAGCCCCGTGGTGTTCGAGCAATCGCGCGTGACGAGCAAGTTCTTGGGCGACTACATGGGCCTGGTGTGGCAAGGCGGACGGTTGTATTCCGCATTTGTCGACAACAGCGCCGCATCGCACATCGTGCTGCACGCGGAGGACACGCCGTAG
- a CDS encoding IS21 family transposase: MMIWTLILAIMGLLMPTGSRPRDQGEMLSQLKRHEVQVLLRAGFAPSDVAKRAQVSDDSVRRIQKEDAVEHTDDAAVRAQRRIGRPSKAAWFTDRIKEWLAEDPDLPTQELLRRAKESGYAGKKTAFYTLVAGLREPRAAPVVRFEGLPGEFSQHDFGHVDVRFVDGRKKRVHFFASRLKYSRFAQVTLVENERVETILRCLARDFVAFGGLPLMAVFDRPKTIVKKSGKGREVQEFNQIFAQAIVDIGVGVEMCAPRSGNQKGSVERLVGWVKSSFFKHRKFQDEEDLRAQLATWHIEVNTQTASRATGVIPEIRRQEELTRLRPAKVFPETLALRIPVFVGPTAEVMFEGAPYSMPPKAAHVAGTLFLYEHEVHIVAGRFEARHRRRTKDEPPAPLPEHRAEKIAAVHGTRAKLYEKRQHLLNLGRHALEVITEITHREPKLASRRVEELYTLLDTHGDDVMRAAFADAVEHGQLSISGVRRALSSRAAQDGQMKIAFPTARGGVS, from the coding sequence ATGATGATTTGGACATTGATTCTCGCGATCATGGGGTTGCTGATGCCTACCGGAAGCAGGCCGCGCGATCAGGGGGAGATGCTCTCCCAGCTGAAGCGGCACGAAGTCCAGGTCTTGCTACGTGCGGGATTTGCGCCCTCCGACGTGGCGAAGCGGGCGCAGGTTTCGGACGACAGCGTGCGACGCATCCAGAAGGAGGACGCCGTCGAGCACACGGACGACGCGGCGGTGCGCGCGCAGCGGCGCATCGGGCGTCCATCGAAGGCGGCGTGGTTCACCGATCGCATCAAGGAGTGGCTCGCCGAGGACCCGGACCTGCCCACGCAGGAGTTGCTGCGTCGCGCGAAGGAGTCCGGATACGCGGGTAAGAAGACCGCGTTCTACACGCTCGTCGCTGGTCTCCGAGAGCCACGCGCCGCACCGGTTGTTCGCTTCGAGGGTCTCCCAGGTGAGTTCTCGCAGCACGATTTCGGCCATGTAGATGTCCGTTTCGTGGATGGCCGGAAGAAGCGCGTGCACTTCTTCGCGTCGCGATTGAAGTACTCGCGGTTCGCGCAAGTCACGCTCGTCGAAAACGAGCGCGTAGAAACCATCCTGCGTTGCCTTGCGCGCGACTTCGTCGCCTTTGGCGGACTGCCTCTCATGGCGGTGTTCGATCGCCCGAAGACCATCGTGAAAAAGAGTGGCAAGGGGCGCGAGGTCCAGGAGTTCAACCAGATCTTCGCGCAGGCGATTGTCGACATCGGCGTCGGCGTCGAGATGTGCGCCCCACGCAGCGGAAACCAGAAAGGCTCCGTTGAGCGCCTGGTCGGATGGGTGAAGAGCTCGTTCTTCAAGCACCGCAAGTTCCAGGACGAGGAGGATCTGCGTGCGCAGCTCGCCACCTGGCATATCGAAGTCAACACGCAGACTGCGTCGCGGGCGACAGGCGTGATTCCGGAAATCCGGCGCCAGGAGGAGCTCACACGGCTCCGTCCGGCGAAGGTGTTTCCGGAAACCCTCGCACTGCGGATCCCCGTGTTTGTCGGCCCCACTGCGGAAGTGATGTTCGAGGGCGCACCGTACTCGATGCCGCCCAAGGCCGCCCACGTCGCCGGCACCCTATTCCTGTACGAGCATGAGGTGCACATCGTCGCGGGACGATTCGAGGCGCGGCACCGCAGGCGCACGAAGGACGAGCCGCCAGCGCCGCTGCCCGAGCATCGTGCCGAGAAGATCGCTGCGGTGCACGGCACCCGCGCCAAGCTCTACGAGAAGCGGCAGCACCTGCTCAACCTCGGGCGACACGCCCTCGAGGTCATCACAGAGATCACGCACCGCGAGCCGAAGCTGGCGAGTCGCCGTGTCGAGGAGCTCTACACTCTGCTCGACACGCACGGCGACGACGTCATGCGCGCCGCGTTTGCTGATGCCGTCGAGCACGGACAACTCTCCATCAGCGGTGTGCGTCGCGCGCTCTCCTCGAGAGCCGCGCAAGATGGTCAGATGAAAATCGCCTTTCCGACTGCGCGAGGAGGTGTCTCGTGA